A region of the Scatophagus argus isolate fScaArg1 chromosome 19, fScaArg1.pri, whole genome shotgun sequence genome:
TGGGAACAGGctttcagcaggcctacagtcatctctagcctggctctggtccagcagtgtgccacattgaagtgctgctgggggcctggttgagggtctgggtaaggggTTATGAGTGTGGGTTGGCAGGGGTaactcctgtcacccagaaggaagccttcaatctctcctgcaagtaaagtcacatttatttagtccagatatttttcacagactaATTAGACAAAGAtcttcacagtgacaaacagccaccagtgcaatgtttcagaccacttaccacagtccagtctgttgctcagagtagacccTCGATATATGCAGGAGTCCTgctcagacccaggccacttggcttccacaaGTGTGATGATTTCAGCTTCTTTTCACATCATAAACCTGGgtacaaaatacacaacaaaagaaacgcGTTAAGCTAACTCAAACAGTAtcaaatgacaataataataataataattgattGACAAAACATATTCTTCAAACTGTATGCAACAACATACCTTTCAGCTGAAGctgttttcttcatgttgttCACTTTTAAACTTGGTTTCCGCTTCTCGTTTTACTTGTTGTTGTCACCTTTTCCGTTTACGTTTTTGTAGTTACTTTAGTCCGTgctcattcaaaataaaagcatgaatcCAGGTAAACAGTTTACAGCAACTGTTTACATTTGCTTTGAGAGTTTTTATAATATCTGTCAAATTTCATTGTGTGGGTGAACCGGAGccccggagaaaacccacaggaACAGGGTCAGGGTTGGTGTGGTTCTTGATCTCTGGTCCTGGTTCCTCTGACGGTGaacctcctccacctgcagctgtTGGTGTGCTGCTTTATGGGATGAGGATCAGTAAAACCAAGGCGgccagaaaacctgcagtgatCCCCATGACCTTGAACATGTCCTTCCACCATTTTCCAGGGTTTGCAGCTTTCTTTGCAAGACGAGCAGACAGGTCTTTGATGTGAGCTTGTAGGCATCGAACGATCTCTGCTTCCACCACCGGATCCTCCAATAACATCAGAGTCTCCAGCATTCGCTTCCCGCCGAacttcttctgcagctcttttATCACGGCCTTGCACACTTTCTTGGCGCTCTTGATGTCCGGGCAGAAGCCTTCAGTGATGGTGAGTCCCTCCATCGTCTGGTTTACCATTCTCTTGATGTGGGGGACCCACTTCTCCTGGTTGCGGTTCGTGACAGCGTTACACTTGTCCAACACTCTCACCgtcagcacagtgacaaacatCTGGAGCTGGTTCTGGTTTTCTGCTCCGGCTGCAGGTTCACATCCAGAGGCAGGAGTCTGAGGTTGGTCCATAGTGGCCCCAGAGTTGCTTTCCTTCTCTTGGACTGTCTCCGCTGTGTTGTCACCAGACATGACGCTTTTCTACACGCTCGATATGCTCTGCTCTAAACACTCAGTAGTCTCTGCAATGAGATTAAACCCTGAATGTGTcaaactgtctgctgctggtgacTTTTAGAGCTTCAACATTCCAGAATCCCACTGTGATGTTACAAAGCCGATCACCAAGCAGAATGTCTTTGATGTCTCTGATATGTTCTACAATATCTCCAcatctcccccccccccccacctctgcCCCCCTCCTCCGCCCCcctatatatattttatatatatatatatatatacacgtaTATATCATGTATAAgataatataagataagatgaactttattgatcccgcagtggggaaattcacttctTGTGGCAGCTCTATACAAAACCATCCTGGcttctgggaggtggatggggtcctcctcgtggtcttctgtttgtagggcagggtgttgctctcctctaatagttgcaatattatggagaacaACACAAGCCACAATTATGTCACAGGCTCCCTCAGGAGTTACTGAGATGATGTAAGCACTGGGAACAGGctttcagcaggcctacagtcatctctagcctggctctggtccagcagtgtgccacattgaagtgctgctgggggcctggttgagggtctgggtaaggggTTATGAGTGTGGGTTGGCAGGGGTaactcctgtcacccagaaggaagccttcaatctctcctgcaagtaaagtcacatttatttagtacagatatttttcacagactaactagacaaagatcttcacagtgacaaacagccaccagtgccATGTTTCAGACCActtaccacagtccagtctgttgctcagagtagacccTCGATATATGCAGGAGTCCTgctcagacccaggccacttggcttccacatttgtgatgatgtgagctgcatcacaaatgatctaacagtacagaaaatgagacaggttagTTGAAATGattgtgctctgacatttaaaaagagtAGTCaatgtgtgtacctgcacaTTAATGCTGTGGGAGGACTTCCAGTtcacataatattcattttgtgaaggagcagtgataggaatCTGAGTGCCATTAATGCTACCAATCACATTgggaaatcctaaaagacattcaaatttttgctcccagaggtcacagcaacatgtttacagaaaaattattattcatttgaaattatttacccgCAGTCCCATTTGATGGgtctcacaggcttgtggccaggaaaaacaagacaaactgagagaaaccgtttcagagcgaggctcacctttctgacagctctgcaaacaggtgctttacttatgtgctctgcatctccagtgttgtaTAAACCTCTCCCGTTTGCAAAAACgtagagcaacgcaaagtatctGTTCAGTGGTGAGTTcacggccacggtgggtgatgtgagtgatgacAGGACGGACGAGGCTGTGAATgaattgcagtgactgtaacgaaaaacgCTCAAAAGCTCAAGTTTTAACTTTGTTAAAGTTAGATCTAAAACAGACTGAAGGTCACAatgaggaagtgacatcacGCTGACCACAGGAAGTAGGTGCAGCATCTGTCCACACTGCATTTCCTTCATACTGTGGAGGCTTGATGCTCTCCATCCTGACAGTTAAAGTCAGTTCAGTCTGGACGCTCAGCGAGGTTCTGACCATCAGTTATAATTAGAGTCAGCAGTGGTGGACTCAGGTGGTCTGAGGggcaaacaaaccaaacaggcACAAAGTTGTGATGCACTTGTGATGAAACTTCCAATCCCTGGTTCAGACTAAACTGGATCTGTGATGTGCCTCAGAGAACCGGAACGACGCTCCAACACTTTgtcttcctgacagacaggaaacagaagatTCACAGCTCTCATCTTCCTGTTGAAATTAATATTCATCTTTCAAGCGCTGGTCAAAGCTGTCATATTGACATTTAAAGTGTGATGATTGATTCACAACATCAGCTCACGACTAACATCAGAAAACAGTCGGCCTTAAAAGTTGCTGATAGCcattaagaagaagaagtttggtgttattttttcatttgatgctTTGAAAACGaggtgaaatgtcatgattgacagctgagcgtggctcctgattggctcagatgggtTTGTGGGTGGAGTTCAACACCACGGTTCCACCCACTGATCATTACTGatagttacttcagtacaggcactgagTTATGCTCATGTtattatccacctgctgaccatttgcactgtttacctcaccaacttgcactatacttccaccctgcgctacctcacttttgtaccCCCAGAACcgtatttattttacttattttattttgttttgccttattctattttattttattttattctactattatatgttacttgttcttacgtgctatgtatgcaccaatcaccaagacaaattcctagtcatgtgaaacctcttcacttacatggcaatagAGACGATTCTAATTGTGattactgcacagactctggctccaaatgacatcaccagaacatCCTCTCCgtgttctcaggcagcggaaccgacggcctgatggcaacagggagaggagtgagcgtccggggtgatggggctgcctgcCTCCTtcattttgctgatgttcagcaggaggttattctcctggcaccagctctccaggtgggtgacctccttcctgtaggcctcctccttgttgtgggagattaaccccacgatggctgtgtcgtcacCAAAGTTTACCAAAGATGAGTCATAAGGAGCAGTTAGTAAATGCTCATTACCACATTAACCTCCTGTTCACTGGTGTACCATACTGTCACGTGTTACCATCTGATGTCCTAATAAAGTGTGGACTGTCTGTTCCTGTGAGCCTCGCGTGGTTCTCATGTTCATCTGGTCATCATTAGAGGGTCAAAGCACCAGAcgtcttctgctgctgtgcccACATTCTCATGGAAACACCTCCCTTCAGTTCTCAGGAAGACAAAGTCACAAAGAGGAAGCAAAGTTCCTCACCTGCTTTAACCTCatcttctctgtgctgtttccCAGCTGCTACAGGATCACCAAACTGCAGCAAATCAAGACGACGACTTTGACTCTTCACTGTCTGTTCACGTGTCAAACATCACCGTGAATCCTGTCTGTGTTCTGATCAACACTGACTTAAGAAAACAGTTAACATTTATCATGTTTTTAGCAACATTTATCTTAAGGATCAAACACGTTCACACGTTCAACTTcaacctcttcttcttcttctcaggtTGTGAAACacttcatcatcacaaatacaCTGTGGGACTGGACAAAGTGTGAAGTTGAGGTTTAGCTTGAGCGTTGTTAAAGCTGAAAGCCACAatgaggaagtgacatcacaacCACTACAGGAAGTGGGAGCAGCATCTTTCTACCTTAGAGACTCAAACTTTAGAGACTCAGACTTTAGAGACTCAGACAGTAACGAGAACAAGACAGACTGAGAATCACGATGGACGAGTTCAAATAGAttcaaatgtcttcatttgttcTCCTGACGCTTCAGTTTACAGGTAAGATTCCACACATCACATctacaaaacaacaacttcatCTAAACTATTAAAAATGAGTTACCGTTGTTAACTGACGTGCTCTGATCAGGCTTTGGAGAGTGGTAATACTTCCCACGATGAACTTAGTTTTCCATGAGCCCGAAGAGCATGTGTTGAGTGTGTGAGAGCTTTATCTGgtcattcacaaaacaaaacacttcccCATCATTCCCCCGTTAATAACACCAAGCTGCAGTGAGGAACCAACAGTTCAAACTGAATCACGTATCATGAGTCTCAGGCGTCAGATACTGATGGGTGTGGTGTTGTCACGTTTGTGCGTCTGTGTGGTGTCAAACACCACAGAGACTTTTCTACTCGGCTGTATTTTAGGGCCATAGTCGCACAGTCCCAGCACAGCTTAATGCGGCCAGATAGGACACATTTTTACACGTATTTTCCTTACCAAACAGAAAAGTCTGACTTTACACCTTCTGAATTCACGTTTCTCGCTGAACTGCCTCATGAACTCgctgtaaaacacacttcattcgCAGGAGacagaaactaaacaaaactcACCGAAACCatcttggtttgtctttccacgATCACATCTGGTTTGGTTGAAGTAAATTCTCAAGTCACCAAGTAAGATGTAAATATTCTGGCTTCACGTGCCATTTTCATGCACTGCTGATGTCCGGATCTCTATGCTCCATGTTCCAGATCTTCTCATCCCCCTAAGTCATCAAACTGACCTCTGTAGGCTTCTGAGGCCATGTCCTGTCTCAGTCTGGTGTCCAGGTGTGTTCACTGGGCCCCTGTGCCCACTGTGACCCCACCCATGATCCGAGGCTGGGGCCCAGGCTACGACTACTGAGCTACTAGATGACAGTAGCTAAAGCTACAGCCAAGGATAACGAGGCAAAGACCATATTGAGCAGCAGTGTTGGAGCTGCCTTcaaattctggccatattttacacatttttagtCTGATCACTTTACTGCTGAAATACTTTTTCTTTGAGCCTTTTTAATTTACTCAGCTCAGCCTGCTACCCTGAGAATTCAGTTGTAATCAGAATTAGCtcttaaaattcaaatactttaaAGGGCACAGAAAGCAAGAAAATCACATGATTCCATTTCAGACGCAGTATGAATGCAGTTTGATTATAAACAGGAAGTGCTTTGACTCTGGAAAACCACAAGGATGAGTTTGGTCATCACTCACCATATTTATCTGTGGGGCTGAATATGTCATGTCCTTTATCTCCACACTGAACCACATCTGACTTTTAAATACATACAGTTTACAGAGATGAAGCAAGATGTGCACAGAATGAGGAAGTGACACTTTAATCATACAGGAAGTAAACGCTGCGTCTCCCTTAAAGAAGAAATACCTCAGAACCTTTGACAGTTTAGGGCGTGCGAGCAAAAGAGGGAAACACGATGGCTGAATTCACATGGATTAAAACGTCTTTAGTCGTGATACTGCTGCTCCCGTTTACAGGTAAGGATTtacaaaacacatacatgacTGAAAGAAACACCACAAAGCAATACAGGTAGAATTTATGTAATTGATTTAAGTAATAAAGCCAGGTTTGCTTTCTTTTGAAGGGAACACTTGATATACTTTGATGTATTTCAGATTATCGTCACACATAACTCTAAACATAAGTGCCCTGTTCTTATCACggttgttttgttgtatttatttctcatcTTCAGCAGCTGTAATCGGAGAACATCAAAACTTCTCTGTGGCCAGAGTTGGAGAGGAAGTCACTTTgccttgtgaaaatgtgttaaaagaTCATCACAGATGTGACAGCACTACATGGATCACCAATCCTcgtgagaaaaaaacaacaaaagagctGGTTAATCTCGGGCAGATTAGGAAAAATGAGATTTCCAAAGACAAATCAGACAGACTGAATGTGACAGCAGGTTGTTCTCTGGTTATAACAAACGTCACAGTCGAGGACGTCGGCCGTTACACCTGCAGACAGTTTaacaagacaggaaaacaacaagGTCCAGATGATCCGgtttatctgtctgttattAACTGTGAGTATTTACATCATGATGTCTTCACTTTAAACCGTCTTGTTAGAACAACATATTGAAACACTGCAGTAATTATGATTACAGTGATGAAGTaaatttcattctttctctcacaaTGTCTCCATCTTCTCCAGTGGAGGAACATCAGACGAATGATTTGGTCAGGTTGGTCTGCTCCGTGTTGACATATGAAGGCTGTGGATACTCAGTGAAGTGgctgcatgatgatgatgataagaGTAACGTGATGCTGACACCTCATGCCTGTGGAGCTTCTGTGGAGTTTAAAACTgctcatcacaaacacaaatcaaacgTTTATGACTCACTAAAGTGTAGCGTGACAGATCAAAGGAGTGGACGAACGTTCCTGTACGAAGTTGACCCCGAGTCCTCATCAGGTACATTTGATATCATCTGATGCTTTTCAAAGATTACATTATTTCTCATTATTTGTCTCTTCAGACTGTGagctgttttctcatttcatatCATCACATTTCATATTCAACAAAATCAAAAGGAATCAAACcaacaggaggacagaaaacaCCGTCTGCAGGGGATTCAACTGCAGGTACTGactctttctctgtttatgAGGTCTAAACATATCAGACTGACACTCGGCTGTGGGTGGAGATCTGCTCATATCCACACAGCTGAGTCTAAAGCCTTGTTGCTCACTGATTCATCCCCCAAAATTCACATAAAATATTATACACATGGTGGCACATGTTGTAATTCTCTTTGCAGTGACTGAGACTGTGTTGAATTGTgtacagaaaaaagaaataaaagaaaacaagcattttCAAAGGAGTTTTTAATAAGAGGTTGATGAATTTTCTCAAACCACAATCAAATACAgtaggaaacaaaaaaatgtaatgtaatgtgctCATATcctgaaacattttaacatctttcTGTATGCATCTTGATCTTTTCGATGTTAAACTGCTTATTGATagcattaaaaacatgaaaagtaaGATGCACTCAGTGTACATGTGACAGATGTGTGATTTTGCAAGAAGcactttcagtatttttatattttagtgcagaactgcagtcagaatattttgaatgtttttcttctcctttcagaACCGTGGAAGTGGTGGCACATCgctgtggctgtttgtttggctgcactgcTACTTCTAATCTTTGTGTTGGCCATcagatggaggaaaacaaaaggtgaGAGCAAACACACGTCAAAGTGTTAAAACAGCTGGATGAATGGGGATTTTCACTGTGGGAACTGAAGTCGACTTTGTCTTTCAgggaacaaaacacagatggatGAAAACATTGTGAGTTTCAAACCTCAGtaatcatttaatcaaattttatttatacacacacacacacacacgcccaaaCACACTAAAGCTCAAGAACTGATAAGTGTTCCTACAattactgcatgtttttttggaATAAACAATACTGACTGTATTGTAATCATACTACTTGGTTGCAACTGCagttataaataaaattactaAGGTAAATTTGTTTGAGAAGCATATAAATAAAGATACATTTAAATAGACAAGGATTTAAATAGACAATGTTAACTAGGTCATATTTCCCCAGAAACAGACCTTAAATCCTGCACTAACTCAGTCTGCACCGGAAACCAGTCAGGACATGGTGAGATCACACACGACACCCAAAGTTATTGATATTAtatgacacaaacatttctaggtcttttttcttcaaatgagCCTCAGTTCCCTCCTTCATTACTGTGTGTTGTCTTCACTGTACAGGCTGATCCTGAAGATTGCATTTCTTATGCTTCCATCAGCTACAccaagaagagcagcagcaacgCTCAGGTAAGCTGTCTGATTGGCAGAAAATGCCCAGGAGGTGATCTCTACCATCCTTAAGCTAGCAATGGACAAGTTTCTGCCTAAACATATCATGAAAAAGTGAATGTTGACTGCACAATGCGTTGGCTATAGAATAAGACACCATCTACATATTTAGACTGGCTCCTTACAGACCTCGCTTTCACTATGCAGTTCTGTCTGCCACGGGGTATGAAATCTCACGGGCAAATGAAGGCTGACAATAATACCACAGGGCAACACTGGGGGAAgttgtctgttttcactttaaggTTCACTCATCGTTTCATTTggttgtttgtgcttatgcTTTGTTGAATTTCACTGAGTAACTCAACGTGGTTATCCGTTGCTTTATGTTAGGATGTGACTTTCAGCTGATTCAACATGTTCATCGCATTGGATTAGAATGTTTCGAATCATGCCATGTTGTGTCCAGTTGTGTGATTTATACGTTGTGCcgtttctctttcctttcaaAGGTGTGTGGTAAAGATGACAACGATGAAGGTGCAGGTGCAGTGACATACAGCACTGTGAAAGCTCGCTCTTCTTGTGCTGGAGCCTCTGCTGAGCTCAACAGCCTCTACGCAACCATCAACAAGCCAAACTAACAAAAGGCCACAGTGTAGTTACAACTCGTATCAGTACATTCATTTTACATCGAAAACTAAACGTGAAACCTGTCTGTTATTCCCTCATACTGTGTTGTATTGTTGAATTGCATATGCACTCTGCACACTGCAGAATCCTGCAGagcatttaatatttatttattcatgtgcaTCATGTGTCCACgggtttttcttttacagtcaCTTTCAGGAAGTCAAACCTGGCATCCCTGTGGCTGTTTATTATGGCTTACTTTCCTGTGttgctgtaaacacatttttgtccagaGGGGGGAGCTGTAAGTTAAGTTACTATTGCAGTGTAAAAGTAACAGTCCAATATTCATATGGCTGTTTGACATATAAAAATGATACCATTTGCTCAATGAATCGCtgtcagacacatttttgtGGTGTGATGTGTGTACTGGTGAGTGATAGTTCAAGGGGAGggattttttacattttttttgttttttagtttttattttatttttaactttcaCAAAGCACATTTCCTCTGTAGTTGCGTTATATGCAATTGCTTACCTCTGAAATATCATGCTGTCATTGTGCTTCCAAGCGCATTTTGGACCttttattaaaagtgaaaatctgtctgtgttttgtgaggtgTGTGatagaaaacagttttattggTGTTCTCCAATAAATTGTAGTAAATGTATTGCGgtgtatttcttttcatttcctggtCTGTTCTGTGTACGAACCTTGTCAAGAACCCGAAAAAGCACAAATCGGGTAAAATCAACAGTTTCAACAACGGGCAGAAAATCTCATTTGTTGCAGATGTATCACTTGTTGACGCCTTCTTCTGTCAAAACAAACCAATCAGAGAGGGCCGTCAGTTCCAAATATGGTAGTGCCTTCTCTTAAGCCCGCCCCTCTTTGTTGGTTCGACCAATGCGATGCCGCCAAACGTTGGTGGCTGCCGGGGATACGTGTAACGGAGGAATACAGTAAAAGCAGGAGGGAGCGAGTAGGACCGTTTTATCCCTAATGATTTCATCATGTGAGGGACTGATGAAGCGTTCCTTATCAGCATGGATTTGGATTGTCTGATACCGAGGCACCGTGTGGGCTGCTGACGGGGAGGAATGCACAGAGGAGGTCATTTTCCCGTACTGAGATGGTGGGAGGCAACGGCCCCCGCAGTGTTGTGAGACCGAGGGCTACAGTCAGCTAGCTAGCAAAACTGAAGGACTTCCGGTCgctattttcaaaataaaaaaggtttcACGAGAACGCGATTCGTTTGGTTGAAGTTACTGGGATATTATTTCTCCTGGCACAGTAAACCCCCCTGAGACGAAACAGTAATGGGTTTACGAGTATACTTCAACGATTCGTCGTGCTTTATCTTTATATACGCGGGGTCCTTAAAAGTACCGCTTTTACTTTAGTGGAAACTTCCTTATCCTCTGCCCAACGATTGTTAGCTCTTGTTAGCTTGACACGCAAGAAGGGGTGAAGTTACAAAGCCTCGAATCAAAACAAGACTTTATAGGCTGTGGTGGACAACGAAGCCTTGTTATGAATGGGACCTACCTCgtctcactgtttgtcttttaaatgaaatgccTTATAAACCGCAGGATCTGTCGTTTATCTGAAATCGGAGCCCCGGTGGAAAATACGGTGCAGTTGGATTAATGACGGACGCGATATTCCAACGGATGTACCCTCACAACGAAACGCTGAAATCCACGAACTTGTGTCTGTGCTCCTCACGAGTGAGTTCTGAAGACCTTTCCCCTTTTGTGTTCAGGTTTATGGCTCAGAGTGACACAGTGTTCAGGTCTTTATGCTCGTGAATGAGTTCATAGAGACGGTATAAGTCTGCAGGATAGCTAGATTTCTGAGTCCTTTAGCATCATTACACTACAAACTAAAACCttgttgattttaaaataagctATTTGTACTGCACCCTGTAGTTATTTGACATCTGCTCGTGGGATCCATTTTGCgtcttttgtgctttttcaggATGTTCTTTGAGTTGTTGTGGATGTGTAATCTCTCCACGCAGCTCTTAGATTTTGCtgacatatttgtgttttactcGTTTTTTGGAAGGTTTCTAAGAGAGAAATCAGTCTTGGTCGGCTGTTGGTGCTGTGAGGAGCATTTTGCTTCCCTATAGGGATTTGTTGACATGTTGTCAAGGCTTCATACTCTGTAGCTCAATCATTCCTCTTCTACGGTTGGAAAGGTGAAAGTCTTTGGGCTTACTGGGCAGCACTTTATTAAAGCGGTGTTGTGCTTTTATGGAAATATAAGTGAGAACTGGTCCTTGCTGCTGAGAAATGCTTTCTCTAAACCTTTTTATTGCGTTGCATGCTTGCTTTGAGGAAGCAAAATGTGTTCTGGGTACAGTTTATAAGTTTTATACCCTTTATACCCTGCCAGGTTTGTCTTTTGGCATCAACATGTACTGTCCAACTCTGACAAACAAGAAGAAGCTCTTGTAGCCGGAGGAGGGATTGCCTGCCctgactcttcctcctcctggcCCTCCTGGGATCAATGACGGGACCCAACTCCCCAAGCCGGACCGGCACCACCCCGGCCAAGCTGAGCAGACACGGCCGGTCCAAGAGCACCAGCTCGCACTGTCTCCTCCGCTGCAGCACCCAGGAGGAGTCCTCCGCCTCTCCCCCGAACAACAGCTCCCGGTCCCCcggggaggaagaagagaaggatggAGGGGTTCTGTTCTACGTTAACAGGACTGGTTTTCCCATCGAGAGCGTCACCTGGGAGAGGATGTGGTCCCATGTCGCTGCTGTGCATCCCGAGGGCCAGGAGATGGTGGACAGGATACGAAACGCTGCATACCTTCCGAAGGTGAGTCAGCTCAATAACACTTTAGAAGGAGGTATTTTAACTTTGCATCAGCTTCATTTCTGTCACAAACAGTGCTACACAGGTCAGCAGTGGCTTGAATTAGCACCACTCGTCAACCCATTCTAAATCTGCTGTACAGTTTATGCTGTTCCGCTTAGTTCTTCTTCATTCTCAgttaacatgcttttttttccaacccAAAATATCCAGTTTGTAAagatacaaaacagagaaaagtcgGAAATAGATGTAAAGCTGGAACAAGCAGATGCTTGGTGTTTTTTGGTTGGTAAATGAGTCTTgcttttaattgattaatccaCTAGCCATTATTTGTGTACCTGCAAACTAACTCTTACTGCCACCTCAACACGTTCTCTTCTCCGTTCATGAGGAACTTAGAATTGCAGGGTGAGTCAAGGCATCACGTTGTGTGTCTTGTATCAGTGCGAGGCATAGTGTgtggagaaatgtgtgtgtgtgtgttcacagttaCATGGCTTAGGCGTTAATGTCAGCctgttttcacactttgtttcacgaaaacacacacactctcaggtGTACTCACGCACGCGAACACACACATTACCATGACAACAAGCGTGCTAAATCGGGGCGCAATACCAGCCAAGTGATGTTAATTCTGCTTTTTGGatttgtcacagtgtgtgtgactgcaactcctgactcacacacacgttcacgCTATCATAACTCGGCTgtaggacagacagacagatactcCATGTGTGCCTCCCAAAGACAAATCAGAACAATCAGGAGCTGAAAGGACAAACAGGTGAGAAAGTGACATGAGAATTCCTGTTTTACATCAAGCTCATCATTGCTGTGTAAGAACAGAGTAAACAGAGGATTATTCTTGTCCTGACTGCAGTCAGTCCCCACCGTGTGAAGTGTCCTTGAATGAGACCCAGACAGCTCCAGGGGTGTGCTGTTGTTCAGCTGACCCTGATCTCTGTCTGCCTTGCAGAATGCAACAAAGAATGTCCTGTATATAATTTAAAGTGACTTCAGCTTTACGTGACACAAACTAAAAAATTTCAACCAACAACCAGGTTTAATCAAACAAAGGCTGGTTTTAGGTTCTGAAAggtccagtgtgcaggatttagtCGCATCCAA
Encoded here:
- the LOC124050363 gene encoding putative nuclease HARBI1; translated protein: MKEMQCGQMLHLLPVVSVMSLPHCDLQSVLDLTLTKLKLELLSVFRYSHCNSFTASSVLSSLTSPTVAVNSPLNRYFALLYVFANGRGLYNTGDAEHISKAPVCRAVRKIICDAAHIITNVEAKWPGSEQDSCIYRGSTLSNRLDCGEIEGFLLGDRSYPCQPTLITPYPDPQPGPQQHFNVAHCWTRARLEMTVGLLKACSQCLHHLSNS
- the LOC124050341 gene encoding uncharacterized protein LOC124050341 isoform X2, with amino-acid sequence MAEFTWIKTSLVVILLLPFTAVIGEHQNFSVARVGEEVTLPCENVLKDHHRCDSTTWITNPREKKTTKELVNLGQIRKNEISKDKSDRLNVTAGCSLVITNVTVEDVGRYTCRQFNKTGKQQGPDDPVYLSVINLEEHQTNDLVRLVCSVLTYEGCGYSVKWLHDDDDKSNVMLTPHACGASVEFKTAHHKHKSNVYDSLKCSVTDQRSGRTFLYEVDPESSSGIKPTGGQKTPSAGDSTAEPWKWWHIAVAVCLAALLLLIFVLAIRWRKTKGNKTQMDENIKQTLNPALTQSAPETSQDMADPEDCISYASISYTKKSSSNAQVCGKDDNDEGAGAVTYSTVKARSSCAGASAELNSLYATINKPN
- the LOC124050341 gene encoding uncharacterized protein LOC124050341 isoform X3, whose translation is MSSFVLLTLQFTAAVIGEHQNFSVARVGEEVTLPCENVLKDHHRCDSTTWITNPREKKTTKELVNLGQIRKNEISKDKSDRLNVTAGCSLVITNVTVEDVGRYTCRQFNKTGKQQGPDDPVYLSVINLEEHQTNDLVRLVCSVLTYEGCGYSVKWLHDDDDKSNVMLTPHACGASVEFKTAHHKHKSNVYDSLKCSVTDQRSGRTFLYEVDPESSSGIKPTGGQKTPSAGDSTAEPWKWWHIAVAVCLAALLLLIFVLAIRWRKTKGNKTQMDENIKQTLNPALTQSAPETSQDMADPEDCISYASISYTKKSSSNAQVCGKDDNDEGAGAVTYSTVKARSSCAGASAELNSLYATINKPN
- the LOC124050341 gene encoding uncharacterized protein LOC124050341 isoform X4, with the protein product MSSFVLLTLQFTAVIGEHQNFSVARVGEEVTLPCENVLKDHHRCDSTTWITNPREKKTTKELVNLGQIRKNEISKDKSDRLNVTAGCSLVITNVTVEDVGRYTCRQFNKTGKQQGPDDPVYLSVINLEEHQTNDLVRLVCSVLTYEGCGYSVKWLHDDDDKSNVMLTPHACGASVEFKTAHHKHKSNVYDSLKCSVTDQRSGRTFLYEVDPESSSGIKPTGGQKTPSAGDSTAEPWKWWHIAVAVCLAALLLLIFVLAIRWRKTKGNKTQMDENIKQTLNPALTQSAPETSQDMADPEDCISYASISYTKKSSSNAQVCGKDDNDEGAGAVTYSTVKARSSCAGASAELNSLYATINKPN
- the LOC124050341 gene encoding uncharacterized protein LOC124050341 isoform X1 — translated: MAEFTWIKTSLVVILLLPFTAAVIGEHQNFSVARVGEEVTLPCENVLKDHHRCDSTTWITNPREKKTTKELVNLGQIRKNEISKDKSDRLNVTAGCSLVITNVTVEDVGRYTCRQFNKTGKQQGPDDPVYLSVINLEEHQTNDLVRLVCSVLTYEGCGYSVKWLHDDDDKSNVMLTPHACGASVEFKTAHHKHKSNVYDSLKCSVTDQRSGRTFLYEVDPESSSGIKPTGGQKTPSAGDSTAEPWKWWHIAVAVCLAALLLLIFVLAIRWRKTKGNKTQMDENIKQTLNPALTQSAPETSQDMADPEDCISYASISYTKKSSSNAQVCGKDDNDEGAGAVTYSTVKARSSCAGASAELNSLYATINKPN